A window of Symphalangus syndactylus isolate Jambi chromosome X, NHGRI_mSymSyn1-v2.1_pri, whole genome shotgun sequence genomic DNA:
ccacaacagagatataggccaatggaacagaacagagccctcagagataataccacacatctacaaccatctgatctttgacaaacctgacaaaaaaagaaatgggaggccgggcgcggtggctcacgtttgtaatcccagcactttgggaggtcaggagatcgagaccacggtgaaaccccgtctctactaaaattacaaaaaattagccgggcgtggtggtgggcgcctgtagtcccagctactaggaggggctgaggcaggagaatggcgtgaacccgggaggcggagcttgcagtgagccgagatcgcgccactgcactccaacctgggtgcctgggtgacagagcgagactccgtctcaaaaaaaaaaaaaaaaaaaaaaaaaagaaatggggaaaggattccctatttaataaatggtgctgggaaaactggctagccatatgtagaaagctgaaactggatcccttccttacatcttatacaaaaattaattcaagatggattaaaaacttaaatgttagacttaaaaccataaaaaccctagaagaaaacctaggaaataccattcaggacataggcatgggcaaggacttcatgtctaaaatgccaaaagcaatggcaacaaaagccaaaattgacaaatgggatctaattaaactaaagagcttctgcacaggaaaagaaactaccatcagagtgaacaggcaacctatagaatgggagaaaatttttgcaacctactcgtctgacaaagggctaatatccagaatctgcaaggaacttaaacaaatttacaagaaaaaaccaaacaacccaatcaaatagtgagcaaaggatatgaacagacacttctcaaaagacgatatttatgcagccaacagacccatgaaaaaatgctcatcatcactggccatcagagaaatgcaaatcaaaaccacaatgagatatcatctcacaccagttagaatggcgatcattaaaaagtcaggaaacaacaagtgctggagaggatgtggagaaataggaacacttttacactgttggtgggactgtaaactagttcaaccattgtggaagtcagtgtggcgattcctcagggatccagaactagaaataccatttgacccagccatcccattactgggtatatacccaaaggattataaattatgctgctataaagacacatgcacacgtatgtttattgtggcactattcccaatagcaaagacttggaaccaacccaaatgtgcatcaatgatagactggattaagaaaatgtggcacatatataccacggaatactatgcagccataaaaatgatgagttcatgtcctttgtagggacatgggtgaagctggaaaccatcattctcagcaaactatcgcaaggacagaaaaccaaacaccgcatgttctcactcataggtgggaattgaacaatgagaacacctggacactggaaagggaacatcacacaccagggcttgtcgtcgggtgcggggaggggggagggatagcattaggagatgtacctaatgtaaataacgagttaatgggtgcagcacaccaacatggcgcatgtatacatatgtaacaaacctgcacattgtgcacatgtaccctagaacttaaagtataataaaataaagaaaaaaagttagtaAATTTTGTACTGTAAAGATAAAAAATTCTATATAGTAGAAGTCCAAAAATTATAAATCgggaaaatatttataagacTTATTGAAGTCAAAAGACTCATTTGCTTAATTTGCAGAAAGTTCTTATGTATTAGTAAGAAACAGATGAACAACTTAgtaaaaaaatgaggaaagacagtacacagaaagataaatacagaTGCTTAACAAACGTCTGAGAAGGTGTTTAATCTCacctataattaaataaattaattatttgttGCACAACATagaatgcatatatatgtatctatcgatcgatctatctatatatataaatttaagagGTGAAAGTTGACAGCATgggtaaaatttaaaatgaacatcCAATTTGACACAATTAttttacttctaggaatttatcttgaGGAAATAATATCATAGTTGCCAAAATATATGTACACAAAAGTCTTCACTGCGGCATTTTTGTAATAGATAAAGATTAGGAAGAGGCTAAGTATCAATCAGTAAAAGATTGGTGAAATTCTGGTAAATCCACGCTACAGAATATTAGTGTGTCTGCTAAAAAGATTCACGCGATATATCAGGTGAAAAAATAGTTATGCAGAATAATATGCATAGTATAATCccaaattattttagaaagatatatgtgtacacacacataatgtatctacatatattttttggTGATATATATGAAACTACAACAAAACCTGGAAAGAGTCACCTGAAAAATTAACAGTGGTTTTCATAGGATTTATCCTAGGATTGAAGTAGATTGGTTATCACAGTAGTTATCAGAGGGGTGGGGAAAttgagattttttattttctgttccccTCTTTTCCTAGTTACCACGTGCTTTCCTTCATCTCAACTGAAAACTTTACTCTCTCTGCCCCAGCAAGGAAACTTTCCCTGATCCTCAGACtatgccactttttaaaaaactatattaaCAGAGGTTTTTTCCTTTACAGTATTGTTCTcagagtgtgtttgtgtgtgcgctCATTTTATTAAGGTCTTATTTCCACCGTAAGAGAAGAGTCTGTGTTGTTTTTGCTCACCAATACATTCCCCATAAGCTCAGCACTTGCGGCTTCTCTCCCTATTTCCTCTCCTTCCCAGTATTATGATGTGGACAATTTAATTTTCCTCAGTCTTATATAAAGGTTATAAAAGTGTACCTTTAGTCATCCCCCAAATCATCCATACACAGATGAAGAAGAACAcatgaaaaacaaacagcaaatgtCAGGTTGCACTAAACAATGAAATACTAAGGGCACTCCCATTTTCTTCAAGAATAAGATCCGGAGGCCCTCAATCACCATTATCATTCAAACTACTTCTGGAGGTTCTGGTCAATGGAATAcatgcagaaaataaaagaataaggaaTATAAatactggaaaagaagaaatgaaaaatcatCATTTGCAGATATTATGCATGCATACCTAGAAAAACCAAAAGTATCAAtgaaaaaactattagaaataataaGAATGGTCACTAAAGATAAATATATCATAATTAATTACTTTACCTGAGACAAACAATAACCAGGTAGAATGTGTAATCATAATGGGAATGTCATTCatataaacaaaacacaaacataaTAAGAAATGAGTATAAAGAaacataacatttattgaaaatctcTAAAGTTGGCATGGATAGAAAGActccatttttaaagatataaattctccaattaaagtGCAGATTTATTGCAAGTACTGCAGTAaatgtcaatttttttgttttgtatattgtTCAACTCGGAACTTGACACATCCACATACATATACTGTATATTTGCAGGAAGAAAGGTCGATATCATTGAAAGTGCTTGGTGGTAGAATAGGCATTGCGGGGCAGTTTTGCATTCTACTCTACAGATTTCTGCACttagaaaaataagtatataactagagacagagaagaggggagaggaatagactttctttctttttctttttcttttttttttttgagatggagtcttgctctgttgcccaggctggagtgcaatggcacaatctcaactcactgcaacctctgcctcctgggttcaggcaattctcctgcctcagcctcccaagtagctgggactacaggtgcgtgccaccattcccggctaatttttgtacttttaataaaaatggggttttaccatgctggccaggctggtctcgaactcctgacctcaagtgatccaccagcttcagcctcccacagtgctggggagGAGTAGATTTTCTATTGAGGGgatatatagcttttttttttttcaggaaagtaTTAATAgttcttagttattttttaaaagtcatacatgcctgtgagaatctgatgaaagctatGGCTCCTTTCTCCACAAAAATGAATATACGTATGCACCCAATTGCAGGTGGTCCACAAGGTTGTCCGTGTCAGAATGCCTACTCTGGGTTAATCCGTGGGGATTGTTCCTTGGGCATTCATTTGGCTGAGCGGGCACCAAGGTGGATATGGACTGGCAGGCAGTAACTCTGCAACAAGATTAGGTTCTCTTTTTAAGGAAACCAGAGGCAAGAAGCCCAGCGGGCTGCACCTCTCAGGTCAGGTGGTGGCAGCACACAGTATTAGGAGCAATGCTCACTCAGGCACCATGAATAAGGGCAGAGGGGTAGGTAGGAACAGTAAGCCCTTCAATGCATTGCTGTTACCTCTGTGGGAAtttggggagggaagggaaggagccaAAGGTATTTACTCTGATTGGTCACCTGAGTAAACATGGCATTTACCACCTTGGTCACTTATCTATATGTATTTTTGGAGTGAACAATAGATCGGTGCCTGAATACAGGGGATGAGAGGCTATGGAATGTGGAAGGGTGGGAGGGCAGCACCTTCTTCTGCTCTTGACAGGGCAGGGAGGATTAGAACATCTCTGCATCCCTCACACCCTCAGGTGCCTCAGCCTTGGTAGACTGGAATTCAATTCAGAGGCAGGTGATCAGAGTAGCCATCAAATCACAAGAGGTTCATGTAACAGTCGGCCAAGACTTTGGGACGTTAAATACAtgcttttctttaattaaataaGACAGGGTTGTGTTGCTTTAACCTATCAAATTGCAAGTtgattcaaaaatagaaaaagtaaggAATTATTTGTGTAAAATGGCCAAGATTAGACAACTGGTCGTCTCTTTGTGGAGTAATTCATAGATCAtgttaaaaaaatccatttttttttaagagagagaggcttgctctctgtcacccaggctggagtgcagtggtgagatcatagctcactgcagccttaaactcctgggctccagcaatccacccacctcagcccacttttcaatttcaaaatgagttattttgttttaaaagctaCTAATTGGCTGTAACCAGtagaaatattttccttctgttaCAAATAAAATAACGAAATTAATGAggccttttgggttttctctCCCGTTTAAACTCTCCACTCAAAGGAAAAtagcatcattttattttcttaatataaaagtaatgcgttactgatttaaaaacaaatgagcaGAAAAGTTTAAATAAGACACTCCCACGATCTATCTCCTTTTCTAACATCTTGCTCCACATTTTACAGGGGGGCAGAAGAAATTGGACATTCATGACTGGTGATGGGGGAGGTATAGAGAGAGACAGTTGGACTGGGACTAGAGAAGATAAAAAATTATTCCTcgaagaggaagaaaaggccaACGGACACGGGAGCAGATACAGCCTCTTTCTGTAAACCAAAGAAAGGCAAATTTCAACCACAAAGAGAAGCTACTTCTGGTCTCCGGGGTTGGCAAAGAGGAAAATGAGTGGCAGGACCTGATGTgtcagggaaggaaggggagggccGGCTTCTGCGGCGCTGCTGATGGGAGTGGTAATTGGGGTCCTGATCTCACGGTTGACGTGGCCCTCACGTGAGCTGGAGCCGACGCGTGCAGACGTTCTTCTAATTCTAGTCTTCGTTTGGTCCGGTTGCACTCTCCCTATCACCCAGAGGGCGAGAGGGCCTGTGGCCTGGGGGAAGGAGGACGAGATTACTGCCTGGATCCCAGCAGGTTTGTGTGTGGATGGGCGTTGCCAGGGGATCCCTGTGGCGCGGGCAGTGAAAGGTGGAGGCCGAAGGGGGAGCACAGTTCGCTTTCTCCAAACCCTTGCAGTATCCCTGGCCCTTTCTAGAACGAAAATGGTGGACCTTGGGGCCAGATTCCAGGGGCGACCCCAGACTCGGGCGTCGTGGGACCTTTAACATCCAGGGCCTTGAATCAGGGAGGGCAGATATTCGGATTCATGTCCTGTGTGCTGGTCCATCTACCAAGCCAGAATCTTGGGGCTGTGCGTCTGTCTGACAGTCATACCCCTTTTCTTTCAGTAGGACGCTGTGCCATTTGGGAACAAAGGAATAGTCTGCTTGGAATCCCTGCAGGTCAGTGTAAAGCTGGGGCTGTCCCGCGGCGCCCAGAAGGACTGGGATGACTGAGGTCCTTGCCTTAACTTGGGCCCTTTACCGactctcaagcaatcttcctgccatttatttttcttcagtaaaaGAGGATGTAACAGTGCCTGCAGGAAAAGTGCTTGTCATTGCGGGTAGGGTGCGTTGGGGAGAGGGATAGAAGAGAtcggttggttttgtttttctcctcggATTTTCCACATCCCCCCTGGCCCCGCCCTGCTTCCAGTGGTTTGAAAGGGGTGTGGTTTTGCTGGGAAAATGGCCGACCGCTGGGGCTGCCGGAGCGAGTGAGGGCCGGGGGCGGGGACCGGGGTGGTGGCACACTACCAAGCGAGAGGGCTGGTGTCAGCGGAGTCCAGAGAAGTGAGGGTAGGGTGAGAAACAAAAAGGTAAAATCCATTGACAGCCAGGACCCTGAATTAGGAAAAGTGGATATTGGGACTCCCCGAAGTGCTTTTCTGTCCGCTGAGCCATCAGTTTCTGCCCTGTTGCCTGTGTCTGCAGATCTAGGGGCCGGAGGCCAGTCCAACCCTTGGAGCAGGAAGAAACGCAAAGTTTTCAAGAACCAAGTAGGTCATAATAAGGGTGATGGCATTATTTGGGGATGGAGCATGGTGGCGACTGCAACTCGAGTAGGCCCGTGGACCCCTTCCATgtccccctccttccttcttatCTACACCATTTCGGAGCTTGCAAAAGAAATTGCTCTGCAGGTACAAGACAGGGGAGAAAGTAGCTGAGAAGGGGTGGGCGTCAAGAGAGTCCAGGGGTTGGGAGGACGTTACTCCAAATTACTGTTTGGGGTACAGTGTCCTTGGTGTTGGTCCGTCGACCAAGCACTCACTTCTGAAGTTTGTCAGTCTTGGAGGTTTAGTGGAAGCGGAAACCAAGGTGAGGGAGGTAAGAAATTGCTCCAGAGCAGAGGTAGTTGGTATAACGACacgtgggggtgggtgggggtgtcCTGGTACCTTTGAGATGGAGGAGTTGGCGGAGGCAAGGGCAGAGTTGGAGACCTTTACGCATTTCACGCCAGTACCGCTTTTAGATATTCTCACTTCATTTTGTTACAAGGAAAATGTTAACGATGAAAATGTGTGGCGACATCTTCGGAGGATGCCAATGATGGGAGTAGGGGTGGAGGTGGAATGGAGGGTTAGAGGAATCAtcgaaggaggaagagggagggagataaTGAATTCCAAAGCCGCAGCTCTGTGAGGAGAGGAGGGTAACCGAAGGCGGGAAACACTGGGCAAGGCAGCTGTAAAGGGCTAGGAATTCAGAAGAGGGATGTGTGTCCCGTCCCGGGTGAGAGCTATATGTCCCCCGAGCTCTCAGTACCCCTCTCCCCGCGCCCTTGTCTGCAGGTTTGCACGAAGCAGTGCACTtggaagcaagaaagagaaggaaaaaaaactgcCTGGACCTCTGTGGGTGCATGTGAGGGCGCCACTGTTCACAGGACATCTGGAAGGGCAGGGGTGGCAGGGAACTTTAACGttctggggtggggtggtggaACGTGAGGTTGGAGAGTCTTGAAGCGGGGAAAATTTCCAAACTTAGCTTCCGGCTGGAAGAAAGGAATCAGTGATCTAGATATTAAGCCCTGAGTCTCTGCCAGTATCtctgtatttttgtatgtttgtttgttttgtcgtTGTTTCAGTCTGTTTGCGTGCAAAGACACAAAAGGAGGAGGagcctgaaatctgaaatgcatcCTTTATTCCTAGGTCAAGCTGCCTCAGAGCCGGCCAGCAGTAGCTGCAGACTCCGCCTGCGACGTGTGCGCGCTTCTCTGGGCCAGAGCGAGCCTGTTTTGTGCTCGGGTTAAGAGATTTGTCCCAGCTATACCATGGGCCGCACTCGGGAAGCTGGCTGCGTGGCCGCTGGTGTGGTTATCGGGGCTGGTGCCTGCTACTGTGTATACAGACTGGCTTGGGGAAGAGACGAGAATGAGAAAATCTGGGATGAAGACGAGGAGTCTACGGACACCTCAGAGATTGGGGTTGAGACTGTGAAAGGAGCTAAAACTAACCTTGGGGCAGGGTCTGGGGCCAAACTTCAGGGTGATTCAAAGGTCAAGCCTGAGGTGAGTTTGGGACTCGAGGATTGTTCGGGTGTAAAAGAGAAGGCCCATTCAGGATCCCACAGCGGAGGTGGCCTAGAGGCCAAGGCCAAGGCCCTTTTCAACACGCTGA
This region includes:
- the ARMCX1 gene encoding armadillo repeat-containing X-linked protein 1 isoform X2 — translated: MGVVIGVLISRLTWPSRELEPTRADVLLILVFVWSGCTLPITQRARGPVAWGKEDEITAWIPAGRCAIWEQRNSLLGIPADLGAGGQSNPWSRKKRKVFKNQVGHNKGDGIIWGWSMVATATRVGPWTPSMSPSFLLIYTISELAKEIALQVKLPQSRPAVAADSACDVCALLWARASLFCARVKRFVPAIPWAALGKLAAWPLVWLSGLVPATVYTDWLGEETRMRKSGMKTRSLRTPQRLGLRL